A section of the Streptomyces sp. V3I8 genome encodes:
- a CDS encoding LLM class flavin-dependent oxidoreductase: MSLTFHWFLPTNGDSRDVVGGGHGTAVTVSGRDRPPTVAYLSQIARAAEDLGFVGALTPTGAWCEDAWLTTAMISQNTERLKFLVAFRPGFVSPTLAAQMASTFQRQSGGRLLLNVVTGGESHEQRAYGDFLDKDARYRRTGEFLEIVRGLWQGGTVDLDGEFLKVEDARLARVPDPVPEVYFGGSSPIAGEIAAKHVDAYLTWGEPPAQVAEKIAWVRGLAEKEGRTVRFGIRLHVITRDTSEQAWTEARRLLAGFDPQTVRSVQAGLARSESEGQRRMLALHGGGNSDGLEIHPNLWAGIGLVRGGAGTALVGSHDEVAERVAEYHRLGIDEFVLSGYPHLEEAYWFGEGVLPRLAAQGLWRHPFAARPAAAAQVPFAS, encoded by the coding sequence GTGTCCCTGACCTTCCACTGGTTCCTGCCCACCAACGGTGACAGCCGTGACGTCGTCGGGGGAGGCCACGGCACCGCGGTCACGGTGTCCGGCCGGGACCGGCCGCCGACGGTCGCCTACCTGAGCCAGATCGCCCGCGCGGCCGAGGACCTCGGCTTCGTCGGCGCGCTGACGCCCACCGGCGCCTGGTGCGAGGACGCCTGGCTGACCACCGCGATGATCAGCCAGAACACCGAGCGGCTGAAGTTCCTGGTCGCCTTCCGGCCCGGGTTCGTCTCACCGACGCTCGCCGCGCAGATGGCGTCCACCTTCCAGCGCCAGTCCGGCGGCCGGCTCCTCCTCAACGTCGTCACCGGCGGCGAGAGCCACGAGCAGCGCGCGTACGGCGACTTCCTCGACAAGGACGCCCGCTACCGCCGTACCGGCGAGTTCCTGGAGATCGTCCGGGGCCTGTGGCAGGGCGGAACCGTCGACCTGGACGGCGAGTTCCTCAAGGTCGAGGACGCCAGGCTGGCCCGGGTGCCCGATCCGGTTCCCGAGGTGTACTTCGGCGGGTCCTCGCCCATCGCCGGGGAGATCGCCGCGAAGCACGTGGACGCCTACCTCACCTGGGGCGAGCCACCCGCGCAGGTGGCCGAGAAGATCGCGTGGGTGCGTGGGCTCGCGGAGAAGGAGGGCCGCACCGTCCGGTTCGGCATCCGGCTGCACGTCATCACCCGCGACACCTCCGAGCAGGCCTGGACGGAGGCACGGCGGCTGCTGGCCGGCTTCGACCCGCAGACCGTCAGGTCCGTCCAGGCCGGGCTCGCCCGCAGCGAGTCCGAGGGCCAGCGGCGCATGCTCGCCCTGCACGGCGGCGGCAACAGCGACGGACTGGAGATCCACCCGAACCTCTGGGCCGGCATCGGCCTGGTGCGCGGTGGCGCGGGCACCGCTCTGGTCGGCAGCCACGACGAGGTCGCCGAGCGCGTCGCCGAGTACCACCGCCTCGGCATCGACGAGTTCGTGCTCTCCGGCTACCCGCACCTGGAGGAGGCGTACTGGTTCGGCGAGGGCGTCCTGCCCCGGCTCGCCGCGCAGGGCCTGTGGCGGCACCCGTTCGCCGCCCGGCCCGCCGCCGCGGCGCAGGTCCCGTTCGCGAGCTGA
- a CDS encoding deoxyribodipyrimidine photo-lyase — MNVSVVLFTSDLRLHDHPPLCAALDGSRTVVPLFVRDRAVDRAGFAAPNRLAFLADCLRDLDTGLRERGGRLVYRAGDLVDEVCGVVTETDADEVHMAAGVSAYAHRREERLRAALEADGRRLHVHDEVVTVLAPGAVAPAASDHFSVFTPYFRHWERHRPRPVLGAPRTVRVPEGVGSQRLPQRAELSGLSEGLATGGEREGRKRLAAWLRSGIGAYEERHDDLAGDATSRFSPYIHFGALSVVELVHRARRAGGPGGEAFVRQLAWRDFHHQVLAARPASSARDYRTRNDLWRSEDSAAREIEAWKAGLTGYPLVDAAMRQLRHEGWMHNRGRLLTASFLTKTLYVDWRVGARHFLDLLVDGDIANNQLNWQWAAGTGTDTRPNRVLNPVAQGKRFDADGAYVRRWVPELAGLARAHVHEPWRLRGAERAAYDYPGPVVELADRLERFKHARSLG; from the coding sequence ATGAACGTCTCGGTCGTCCTGTTCACGTCCGATCTGCGCCTGCACGACCATCCGCCGCTGTGTGCCGCGCTCGACGGCTCCCGCACGGTGGTCCCCCTCTTCGTGCGCGACCGCGCCGTCGACCGGGCCGGCTTCGCCGCTCCGAACCGGCTGGCGTTCCTCGCCGACTGCCTGCGGGACCTGGACACGGGTCTGCGTGAGCGCGGCGGACGGCTCGTGTACCGCGCGGGTGACCTCGTCGACGAGGTGTGCGGGGTGGTCACCGAGACGGACGCCGACGAGGTGCACATGGCCGCCGGGGTCAGCGCGTACGCCCACCGCCGCGAGGAACGGCTGCGGGCCGCGCTGGAGGCCGACGGACGCCGGCTGCACGTCCACGACGAGGTCGTCACCGTGCTGGCGCCTGGCGCGGTCGCACCGGCCGCGTCGGACCACTTCTCCGTCTTCACGCCGTACTTCCGGCACTGGGAGCGCCACCGCCCGCGTCCCGTGCTGGGCGCGCCCCGGACCGTACGCGTGCCCGAGGGCGTCGGTTCGCAGCGGCTGCCCCAACGCGCGGAACTGTCCGGCCTGTCCGAAGGGCTCGCCACGGGCGGTGAGCGGGAGGGCAGGAAGCGGCTCGCGGCCTGGCTCCGGAGCGGCATCGGCGCGTACGAGGAGCGCCACGACGATCTGGCCGGGGACGCCACCTCGCGGTTCTCCCCGTACATCCACTTCGGCGCGCTGTCCGTCGTCGAGCTCGTCCACCGGGCGCGCAGGGCGGGCGGTCCCGGCGGCGAGGCCTTCGTACGGCAGCTGGCGTGGCGGGACTTCCACCACCAGGTGCTGGCGGCGCGGCCCGCCTCCTCGGCACGGGACTACCGCACCCGCAACGACCTGTGGCGCTCGGAGGATTCGGCGGCGCGGGAGATCGAGGCGTGGAAGGCGGGGCTGACCGGTTATCCCCTCGTCGACGCGGCCATGCGGCAGTTGCGGCACGAGGGGTGGATGCACAACCGGGGCCGCCTGCTGACCGCGAGCTTCCTCACGAAGACGCTGTACGTCGACTGGCGCGTGGGTGCCCGTCACTTCCTGGACCTGCTGGTCGACGGCGACATCGCCAACAACCAGCTCAACTGGCAGTGGGCGGCGGGAACGGGCACCGACACCCGGCCCAACCGGGTCCTCAACCCGGTCGCGCAGGGCAAGCGGTTCGACGCCGACGGCGCGTACGTACGGCGCTGGGTGCCCGAGCTCGCGGGCCTCGCCCGTGCTCACGTGCACGAGCCGTGGAGACTGCGGGGAGCCGAGCGCGCCGCCTACGACTATCCCGGTCCCGTCGTCGAACTCGCCGACCGGCTGGAGCGGTTCAAGCACGCGCGCAGCCTCGGCTGA
- a CDS encoding catalase, with the protein MTDVSSMGPEPGDDREVLTNRQGHPVYDNQNQRTVGARGPATLENYQFLEKISHFDRERIPERVVHARGVTAYGYFEAYGAWGDEPIARYTRAKLFAERGKRTDLAVRFSTVIGGRDSSEAARDPRGFAVKFYTENGNWDMVGNNLGVFFIRDAIKFPDVIHALKPDPVTFEQQPRRIFDFMSQTPESMHMLVNLFSPRGIPADYRHMQGFGVNTYKWVNQEGVTHLVKFHWMPKQGVRSMTEEDAANVQAQGLGHATKDLYEAVERGEYPEWELLVQVMDDHDHPELDFDPLDDTKTWPEQDFPPKPVGRMVLNRMPENYFAENEQISFGTGVLVDGLDFSDDKMLVGRTFSYSDTQRYRVGPNYLQLPVNQAKNANVRTNQRDGQMAYHQDGGGENPIVNYEPSITGGLREAEYPTHDEQGPEIHGRLTRKRIPRTNDYMQAGQRYLLMEEWEQEDLVKNFTDLLSQCDRPVQERMVWHFLLVENELGLKVGEGLGITPEDVAGLKPLASQDLTEEDRERLANLGKNPPRDVAGLTMTHCVPDTRHTVTR; encoded by the coding sequence GTGACGGACGTGTCGAGCATGGGCCCCGAACCGGGCGACGACCGGGAAGTACTCACCAACCGGCAGGGCCATCCGGTCTACGACAACCAGAACCAGCGCACCGTGGGGGCCCGGGGCCCCGCCACGCTGGAGAACTACCAGTTCCTCGAGAAGATCAGCCATTTCGACCGCGAGCGCATCCCGGAGCGCGTCGTGCACGCCCGCGGGGTGACCGCGTACGGCTATTTCGAGGCGTACGGGGCCTGGGGCGACGAGCCGATCGCCCGCTACACCCGGGCCAAGCTGTTCGCCGAGCGCGGCAAGCGCACCGACCTCGCCGTCCGCTTCTCCACGGTGATCGGCGGCCGGGACTCCTCCGAGGCGGCGCGCGACCCGCGCGGCTTCGCGGTGAAGTTCTACACCGAGAACGGCAACTGGGACATGGTCGGCAACAACCTGGGTGTGTTCTTCATCCGGGACGCGATCAAGTTCCCGGACGTGATCCACGCGCTGAAGCCCGACCCGGTCACCTTCGAGCAGCAGCCGCGCCGCATCTTCGACTTCATGTCGCAGACGCCGGAGTCCATGCACATGCTGGTGAACCTCTTCAGCCCGCGCGGGATCCCGGCCGACTACCGCCACATGCAGGGCTTCGGCGTCAACACGTACAAGTGGGTCAACCAGGAGGGCGTGACGCACCTGGTCAAGTTCCACTGGATGCCCAAGCAGGGCGTGCGCAGCATGACCGAGGAGGACGCGGCGAACGTCCAGGCCCAGGGGCTGGGCCACGCCACCAAGGACCTCTACGAGGCGGTGGAGCGCGGCGAGTACCCGGAGTGGGAACTGCTGGTCCAGGTGATGGACGACCACGACCACCCCGAGCTGGACTTCGACCCGCTGGACGACACGAAGACCTGGCCCGAGCAGGACTTCCCGCCGAAGCCGGTCGGCAGGATGGTGCTGAACCGGATGCCGGAGAACTACTTCGCGGAGAACGAGCAGATCTCGTTCGGCACCGGTGTGCTGGTCGACGGCCTGGACTTCTCCGACGACAAGATGCTGGTCGGCCGGACCTTCTCCTACAGCGACACACAGCGCTACCGGGTCGGCCCGAACTACCTCCAGCTCCCGGTGAACCAGGCCAAGAACGCGAACGTCCGTACGAACCAGCGTGACGGCCAGATGGCCTACCACCAGGACGGCGGCGGCGAGAACCCGATCGTCAACTACGAGCCGTCGATCACCGGCGGCCTGCGGGAGGCCGAGTACCCCACGCACGACGAGCAGGGCCCGGAGATCCACGGCCGGCTCACCCGCAAGCGCATCCCCCGCACCAACGACTACATGCAGGCGGGCCAGCGCTATCTGCTGATGGAGGAGTGGGAGCAGGAGGACCTGGTGAAGAACTTCACCGACCTGCTGTCCCAGTGCGACCGGCCGGTGCAGGAGCGGATGGTCTGGCACTTCCTGCTGGTCGAGAACGAGCTCGGCCTGAAGGTCGGCGAGGGGCTCGGCATCACGCCCGAGGACGTCGCCGGTCTGAAGCCGCTGGCCAGTCAGGACCTGACCGAGGAGGACCGCGAGCGGCTCGCGAACCTGGGGAAGAACCCGCCCCGGGACGTCGCCGGGCTGACCATGACCCACTGTGTGCCCGACACCCGGCACACGGTCACGCGCTGA
- a CDS encoding SDR family oxidoreductase has protein sequence MSGDDAGAGLRCLVTGATGYIGGRLVPELLAGGHRVRCLARSPGALRDHPWAGDAEVVRGDVTDAGSVAPAMRDIDVAYYLVHALGTGKGFEETDRRAARIFGEQARAAGVRRIVYLGGLTPAGVPDRELSPHLRSRAEVGRILLDSGVPTTVLRAAVIIGSGSASFEMLRYLTERLPVMVTPNWVNTRVQPIAVRDVLRTLVCSARMPDDVNRTFDIGGPDILTYRQMMMRYAAVAGLPRRLIVPVPVLTPTLSSHWVGLITPVPQSIARPLTESLRHEVVCHEHDIVRYVPDRQGRPIAFDESVRLALQRVREAQVTTRWSSASLPGAPSDPLPTDPDWAGGSLYTDRRERTVDASPEALWRVIEGIGGENGWYSFPLAWAARGVLDRLMGGVGLRRGRRDAARLRVGDSLDFWRVEEIEPGRLLRLRAEMRVPGLAWLEMCVDTGDDGSVRYRQRALFHPHGLLGHAYWWSVSPFHAVVFGGMARNIALTAARTGPPAVPRGTPAG, from the coding sequence ATGAGCGGTGACGACGCCGGAGCCGGGCTGCGCTGCCTGGTGACGGGTGCGACGGGGTACATCGGAGGCCGTCTGGTCCCGGAACTCCTCGCCGGGGGACACCGCGTGCGCTGCCTGGCGCGCTCCCCGGGCGCACTCCGGGACCATCCGTGGGCGGGCGACGCCGAGGTGGTGCGCGGTGACGTGACGGACGCCGGGTCGGTCGCCCCGGCGATGCGGGACATCGACGTCGCGTACTACCTGGTGCACGCGCTCGGCACGGGCAAGGGCTTCGAGGAGACCGACCGCAGGGCGGCGCGGATCTTCGGGGAGCAGGCCCGCGCGGCGGGCGTACGCCGGATCGTCTACCTGGGCGGGCTCACACCCGCCGGAGTACCCGACAGGGAACTCTCCCCGCACCTGCGGTCGCGGGCCGAGGTGGGCCGCATCCTGCTGGACTCCGGTGTCCCGACGACCGTGCTGCGGGCGGCCGTCATCATCGGTTCGGGTTCGGCCTCCTTCGAGATGCTGCGCTACCTCACCGAGCGGCTGCCCGTGATGGTCACCCCCAACTGGGTGAACACGCGCGTCCAGCCGATCGCGGTGCGGGACGTCCTGCGCACCCTCGTGTGCAGCGCGCGGATGCCGGACGACGTCAACAGGACCTTCGACATCGGCGGTCCCGACATCCTGACGTACCGGCAGATGATGATGCGGTACGCGGCCGTGGCCGGGCTGCCCCGGCGGCTCATCGTGCCCGTGCCCGTCCTGACGCCGACGCTCTCCAGCCACTGGGTCGGCCTGATCACGCCCGTACCGCAGTCCATCGCCCGCCCGCTGACCGAGTCGCTGCGCCACGAGGTCGTCTGCCACGAGCACGACATCGTCCGGTACGTGCCCGACCGGCAGGGCAGGCCGATCGCCTTCGACGAGTCGGTACGCCTCGCCCTGCAACGCGTCCGGGAGGCCCAGGTCACCACCCGGTGGTCGTCCGCCTCGCTGCCGGGCGCCCCCAGCGACCCGCTGCCCACGGACCCCGACTGGGCCGGCGGCAGTCTCTACACGGACCGGCGCGAACGTACGGTCGACGCCTCGCCCGAGGCACTGTGGCGGGTGATCGAGGGGATCGGCGGCGAGAACGGCTGGTACTCCTTCCCCCTCGCCTGGGCCGCGCGCGGCGTCCTGGACCGGCTGATGGGCGGCGTGGGCCTGCGCCGGGGGCGCCGGGACGCCGCGCGGCTGAGGGTCGGCGACTCGCTCGACTTCTGGCGCGTCGAGGAGATCGAGCCGGGCCGGCTGCTGCGGCTGCGGGCCGAGATGCGGGTGCCGGGCCTCGCGTGGCTGGAGATGTGCGTCGACACCGGTGACGACGGCAGTGTCCGCTACCGGCAGCGGGCCCTCTTCCACCCGCACGGTCTGCTCGGCCACGCCTACTGGTGGAGCGTGTCGCCGTTCCACGCCGTCGTCTTCGGCGGCATGGCCCGTAACATCGCGCTCACCGCCGCCAGGACCGGTCCCCCCGCGGTACCGCGGGGCACACCGGCCGGCTGA
- the ssuE gene encoding NADPH-dependent FMN reductase: MATVLSVSGSPSASSRTNRLLRHLDKRLTAQGHEVVPLDVRTIPAEALLGADFRHPAIVEATDLFARADGVVVGTPVYKAAYSGVLKALLDLLPQYALTGKTVLPLATGGSTAHVLAIDYALRPVLSSMGARHIVQGWFTLDQDLTVGEDGRLTVAPAAGEALAQVLDQFSEALGRRPILAAAG; this comes from the coding sequence ATGGCCACCGTCCTGTCCGTCTCCGGCAGCCCCTCCGCCTCCTCCCGTACCAACCGCCTGCTGCGCCACCTCGACAAGCGGCTCACCGCACAGGGCCACGAGGTGGTCCCGCTCGACGTCCGCACGATCCCCGCCGAGGCCCTGCTCGGCGCCGACTTCCGGCACCCCGCGATCGTCGAGGCCACCGACCTCTTCGCACGGGCCGACGGTGTCGTCGTCGGCACACCCGTCTACAAGGCGGCGTACTCCGGTGTCCTCAAGGCGCTGCTCGACCTGCTCCCGCAGTACGCCCTCACCGGCAAGACCGTGCTGCCCCTGGCCACCGGCGGGAGCACGGCCCACGTGCTGGCCATCGACTACGCGCTGCGCCCGGTCCTCAGCTCCATGGGCGCCCGGCACATCGTCCAGGGCTGGTTCACCCTCGACCAGGACCTCACGGTCGGCGAGGACGGCCGCCTCACCGTGGCCCCCGCGGCCGGCGAGGCGCTGGCCCAGGTGCTCGACCAGTTCTCCGAGGCGCTGGGCCGCCGGCCGATCCTCGCCGCGGCGGGCTGA
- a CDS encoding aldehyde dehydrogenase family protein encodes MRNAACRTYGWYIHRASRSTHRARAPARPDQRGTVNQPTPEQPADTVARLRAAFRSGRTRPVEWRTGQLGRLREMLTTDGAELAAALHADLGKSSTEAYRTEIDFVVREIDHTLEHLDEWLRPEPAPVPAHLGADATGWTRYDPLGVVLVIAPWNYPAQLLLAPMLGALAAGNAVVVKPSELAPATSAALAALLPRYLDTGAVAVVEGGVPETTALLAERFDHIFYTGNGTVGRIVMTAAAKHLTPVTLELGGKSPAFVDRGADLSVVAGRLARGKFLNAGQTCVAPDYVLTDPQTARALEPALAEAVETLYGADASTSGEYGRIVNERHFDRLSGLLGSGRVVVGGATDRATKYIAPTVLADVDPDAPVMREEIFGPVLPIVTVPGLDEAIEFINDRDKPLALYAFTGSDTTRERLAAETSSGGLGLGLPLAHLTVSDLPFGGVGESGMGSYHGRYSIETFSHRKAVLEKPLG; translated from the coding sequence GTGCGGAATGCGGCGTGCCGTACATATGGTTGGTATATACATCGAGCCAGTCGCTCGACCCACCGAGCGCGGGCCCCGGCCCGCCCCGACCAGCGAGGCACCGTGAACCAGCCCACCCCCGAGCAGCCCGCCGACACCGTGGCCCGCCTGCGTGCCGCCTTCCGTTCCGGCCGTACCAGGCCCGTCGAGTGGCGCACCGGCCAGCTGGGCCGCCTGCGCGAGATGCTCACCACCGACGGCGCGGAACTCGCCGCGGCCCTCCACGCCGACCTGGGCAAGAGCTCCACGGAGGCCTACCGCACGGAGATCGACTTCGTCGTCCGGGAGATCGACCACACCCTCGAACACCTCGACGAGTGGCTGCGCCCCGAGCCCGCCCCCGTCCCTGCGCACCTCGGCGCCGACGCGACCGGGTGGACGCGGTACGACCCCCTCGGTGTCGTCCTGGTCATCGCCCCCTGGAACTATCCGGCGCAGCTCCTGCTGGCCCCGATGCTCGGCGCGCTCGCCGCGGGCAACGCGGTGGTCGTCAAGCCCAGCGAGCTGGCCCCGGCCACTTCCGCGGCGCTGGCCGCCCTGCTGCCCCGGTACCTCGACACCGGGGCCGTCGCCGTCGTCGAGGGCGGTGTCCCCGAGACCACGGCCCTGCTCGCCGAGCGTTTCGACCACATCTTCTACACCGGCAACGGGACGGTCGGGCGCATCGTGATGACCGCCGCGGCGAAGCACCTCACCCCGGTCACCCTGGAGCTCGGCGGCAAGTCCCCGGCCTTCGTCGACCGGGGCGCCGACCTGTCCGTCGTCGCCGGCCGGCTGGCGCGCGGCAAGTTCCTCAACGCCGGGCAGACCTGTGTCGCGCCCGACTACGTCCTGACCGACCCGCAGACCGCCCGCGCCCTGGAGCCCGCGCTGGCCGAGGCCGTCGAGACCCTGTACGGGGCCGACGCGTCGACCTCCGGCGAGTACGGCCGGATCGTCAACGAGCGGCACTTCGACCGGCTCAGCGGCCTGCTCGGCTCCGGCCGTGTCGTCGTCGGCGGCGCCACCGACCGCGCCACGAAGTACATCGCGCCCACCGTCCTGGCCGACGTCGACCCGGACGCGCCCGTCATGCGCGAGGAGATCTTCGGCCCGGTCCTGCCGATCGTGACCGTCCCCGGTCTCGACGAGGCCATCGAGTTCATCAACGACCGCGACAAGCCCCTCGCCCTCTACGCGTTCACCGGGTCGGACACCACCCGGGAGAGGCTCGCCGCCGAGACCTCGTCCGGCGGCCTGGGCCTCGGCCTGCCGCTCGCCCACCTCACCGTCTCCGACCTGCCCTTCGGCGGGGTGGGGGAGAGCGGCATGGGCAGCTACCACGGCCGCTACTCGATCGAGACGTTCAGCCACCGCAAGGCGGTGCTGGAGAAGCCGCTGGGCTGA
- a CDS encoding DNA polymerase beta superfamily protein produces MTTENILLSGIVGSTAYGLARAGSDVDRLGMFAAPTEDFHGLHGPKESYVTTKPDSTLHEAAKWCRLALRGNPTVVELVWLPDELYEVRTPLGDELIGIRTTLLCARRVRDAYLGYASQQFKRLHDRVAGPSSADAADSADTRRRTAKHARHLRRLCHQGFELYATGRLNIRVEDPDEYHRFGERVAADAMAALPLLKHYETAFDETRSALPEHPDEAPVEAWLRRVRAHHCTPLTASPAVSSG; encoded by the coding sequence GTGACCACCGAGAACATCCTGCTGTCCGGCATCGTCGGGTCGACCGCGTACGGCCTGGCCCGCGCGGGTTCGGACGTGGACCGGCTCGGCATGTTCGCCGCGCCCACCGAGGACTTCCACGGTCTGCACGGCCCGAAGGAGTCGTACGTCACGACCAAGCCCGACAGCACGCTCCACGAGGCGGCCAAGTGGTGCAGGCTCGCCCTGCGCGGCAATCCGACCGTGGTCGAACTGGTCTGGCTGCCCGACGAGTTGTACGAGGTCCGCACCCCGCTCGGCGACGAGCTGATCGGCATCCGCACGACCCTGCTCTGCGCGAGACGGGTCCGCGACGCCTACCTCGGCTATGCCTCCCAGCAGTTCAAGCGCCTCCACGACCGCGTGGCCGGCCCTTCGTCCGCGGACGCGGCGGACTCCGCGGACACCCGCCGGCGGACCGCGAAGCACGCCCGGCACCTGCGGCGCCTGTGCCACCAGGGCTTCGAGCTGTACGCCACCGGCCGGCTGAACATCCGCGTCGAGGACCCGGACGAGTACCACCGCTTCGGCGAACGGGTGGCGGCCGACGCCATGGCCGCGCTGCCCCTGCTCAAGCACTACGAGACGGCCTTCGACGAGACCCGCAGCGCCCTGCCGGAACACCCCGACGAGGCTCCCGTCGAAGCATGGCTGCGCCGGGTCCGCGCCCACCACTGCACGCCCCTTACCGCTTCTCCCGCCGTCTCCTCCGGCTGA
- a CDS encoding glycoside hydrolase family 19 protein, whose amino-acid sequence MSRRRLSAFVAAIVLGTAAPVLLPASGASAATCSSYPSWVAGKSYVTGNIVRYTDGKAYIAEHDNPGYDPTISTWFWEPYACDNGPANPSGFVVSEAQFNQMFPGRNSFYSYSGLKAAMSAYPAFANTGSDTVKKQEAAAFLANVNHETGGLVHIVEQNTANYPHYCDWGQPYGCPAGQSAYYGRGPIQLSWNFNYKAAGDALGIDLLNNPWLVQNDSAVAWKTGLWYWNTQSGPGSMTGHNAMVNGAGFGQTIRSINGSLECDGKNPAQVQSRVDSYQRFVQILGTTAGNNLYC is encoded by the coding sequence GTGTCGAGACGCCGTCTCTCCGCGTTCGTCGCCGCGATCGTCCTCGGAACCGCCGCGCCGGTGCTCCTGCCGGCCTCGGGCGCGTCCGCCGCGACCTGTTCGAGCTACCCGAGCTGGGTGGCCGGCAAGTCCTACGTGACCGGGAACATCGTCCGGTACACCGATGGCAAGGCCTACATCGCCGAGCACGACAACCCGGGCTACGACCCCACCATCAGCACCTGGTTCTGGGAGCCGTACGCCTGTGACAACGGGCCGGCCAACCCCTCCGGGTTCGTCGTCAGCGAGGCGCAGTTCAACCAGATGTTCCCGGGCCGGAACTCGTTCTACAGCTACAGCGGCCTCAAGGCCGCGATGAGTGCCTACCCGGCCTTCGCGAACACCGGCAGCGACACGGTGAAGAAGCAGGAGGCGGCGGCCTTCCTCGCCAACGTCAACCACGAGACCGGCGGCCTGGTCCACATCGTCGAGCAGAACACCGCGAACTACCCGCACTACTGCGACTGGGGCCAGCCCTACGGCTGCCCGGCCGGCCAGTCCGCGTACTACGGCCGCGGGCCGATCCAGCTCAGCTGGAACTTCAACTACAAGGCGGCCGGCGACGCGCTCGGCATCGACCTCCTGAACAACCCCTGGCTCGTGCAGAACGACTCCGCCGTGGCCTGGAAGACGGGTCTTTGGTACTGGAACACGCAGTCCGGCCCCGGTTCCATGACCGGCCACAACGCGATGGTCAACGGCGCGGGCTTCGGCCAGACGATCCGCTCCATCAACGGTTCGCTGGAGTGCGACGGCAAGAACCCGGCCCAGGTGCAGAGCCGCGTGGACAGCTACCAGCGGTTCGTGCAGATCCTCGGCACGACGGCCGGCAACAACCTCTACTGCTGA
- a CDS encoding putative leader peptide, which yields MRLDLTRRRHVDLARVSSAVCRPTA from the coding sequence ATGCGACTGGACCTCACGCGGCGACGCCATGTCGACCTCGCGCGCGTCTCCAGTGCCGTCTGTCGCCCCACGGCCTGA
- a CDS encoding DUF4190 domain-containing protein, whose amino-acid sequence MRLTESSSRETGRRQTGRRDTEGMAVASFVLGLVGLLVLNFVLGPVAIVLATMALRRNTPRRFRALLGLWLGIADIVLLVVLMAVNGTTSWSILG is encoded by the coding sequence ATGCGACTGACAGAGTCCTCCTCGCGAGAGACCGGCAGGCGGCAGACCGGCCGGCGGGACACCGAGGGGATGGCGGTCGCCTCCTTCGTCCTCGGCCTCGTCGGACTCCTCGTCCTCAACTTCGTCCTCGGCCCCGTCGCCATCGTCCTGGCCACCATGGCCCTGCGCCGGAACACGCCCCGCCGCTTCAGGGCGCTGCTCGGGCTGTGGCTCGGCATCGCGGACATCGTGCTGCTGGTGGTCCTCATGGCGGTGAACGGCACCACCTCGTGGAGCATCCTCGGCTGA